The sequence tattagaaatagaaagaaatGTTGAAACCAATAACATGATAATCAAAAAAACCTCATAGCACAGAACAACCAAAAAACCGCGGGCACCAAAAAACCTCATAGTCggattaaatattttgtaagcatttttttttaagaattacatttataaaatttatcataattaattCATACATATAGAAAGAAAATAGATAGTTGCTAAATATTATTACACATCTATTTCGAATCCACtaattatcattttaaaaacaaGATGATGGAAAATATGAAGCAGAGCAGATTGGAACCGTTTACCCTCaacaatttacatatataattaatagtcTTACATAGCCAATgcattattttctaaaaacgGTATCCAAATTGGTTAAAGCGACGATcaataaatcataatttttataaatatcttCCTTTTACATACACCATGGGgcaatatacaatttaaaatatatttaaaaataaatatttattaatatgttaaatttattatgttttaacaatattttattataaacttttaattatttaaatttaaaataagatacaataaataattttacttattttaaaattttatttaagaatagatatttatattttttaaaactataatcttagatagatttcttttggttaaaatataatgaatcaaattgtataaaactaagaaaaaaataatataaaatttttatatgtgatgtcaaaaaaaagttaaatagtATTTCCAGAATTTGTAGATATCAAAAATAAACTATaggatttataatttatatttttaaaaaataacataaaacttGAAGAACTATTTAagtaataaaaagtataattataaaaataaattaaataatattttcaaattttcaaaatattgttatatttctGTTACTATAGTGAAATTGTTTAATCTACATTcttaataccacttttcatgtttacttttggttttaagagataaataaacatttatatcTCTAGGGTATAAGGGTTAGAGTTTTGGAGCGTGAAATTTAagatttacaaaaataaaataaaaatattgaaaatttaaaatatttttttaaatagtttcagaaaacatttacaaaatttcaaaataaaattttaaggtgtgtttaaactttaaacattTAGATTATGAAAATAATTGCATAAAGTCGCGGTCTTAGAGATAAACGCAACTTGTTACAGCTTATCGtcacatatatttttaaagctaATTTATTaggatattacaattatgaaaaatattacatagacgattcgacaaccaaCAATACTATATGACTTGCTTTATAAGTATCTATGTCTAACTGCATCACCAGAGCCGCCCTATGAAAACCACGCTttaccagatttacttgcatcATGTTAAAGATCTCTTGTAAGTATTTTCTATGTAACAtgtataattgtttaataaatcacTTTATCCTGAAATTAAAACTTGGATCTGCTGGTGTAGAAACATTAATCGTCACATGTTTATATTGATTAGTAGAAGATTTTTTAAAGAAGATATATTGTATTGTTTAAATTCTTTCAACTCAAATATGAATCATATAACATAATTGAACCAATTACACACACTAATTCAAAACTGTACTAGAATTTAATTTGTacgttattttttatattataaatgtataaccttgatattatcataaatattttaaatatatgatttacattttagtattattattgtttaactctataatcttatatattatttatatttcttattcgatattattaatgtatagtactttgttttatacattttactttttattgcatataatacattttcaaatttatttagttatactatataAACGATGATTCTTTAGGATaacttatattttcattttgtgGTTAAAACAATACTTTAACATCtgttattttactattttgtaGGATTTTTTAAGTAAATTGGTTGTTCTGTTTAAATAGTGTAgtctattatttttaaaaattggtaCATATTAgcatctattatattattttagtatattttatcGATAAAAGATTTTTTGGATGTTAAGGTATtaagttttcttattttttgttactaaattaagattttaaaatattatattactttttttattttcacaacataatttttttctgtattgcatttcaaaaaattatactttagcatctatgattttatgtttcttaaaatatagagtattattattttgcatttgaaataattattttcaaaaagaaaattctattttgtcaaaaaaatttaataaattacaaCTAGTTTTGAGTAGATTACATGacatttgtattttttgttaCTAAACTAATTCATTAACTATAAAAACACGTTCGAatatttggtaaaaaaaaaatattttcaacagattttgttataatgaCAATacacattaaatttataattaaaatttattttttcattaatatatttaataaattattaaaatttcaaaattttccaatagcataatttatatatgattatatttagataatatattattgtaagactcaaaataaataaataaaagaataatatatagttgtagatataaaaaattatttatgtaaaaaaattttgtataaaaatattacatatttataaattttaacctATTTAAACAATGAATGATAAATACTTAACTAAATAAAAGGATTTAAAAAAGGTTAATTAGTTAAAttgttttacttctttttttagcACAAATAGTTTTACTATCACTTGTTAAAAGTAAtagctaaaaataataattatattttaatagaatagatcaCAGTTGAACGTCGGATCCATCAACTCGGTTGGACAGGTAAGATATAGAAACTAGACATGTAATGGTCACTGGTCACCGACTAGTAGGCATAGGCACGGATCAGACATCCGAGTTTTTGcaggtatttgtgatttgcttcgtatGTCACAGATATCTAATTTTTCGATTTACTTTGCTTCGGAAAAATACGGATATTCAGAAAACGGATATccgaaaaataaatagatatttgcgGATATTTACGAATACTTACGGATATCTCatgttttgattaatataaataatcttACAAATTTGATgcaaatttattttgtaaaatattttttttgcaggatatacatgataaaaattaaaagaaatagtGAATCTACGTagtttgtaaattttttaacttagttaacaattataataacaaaaaatttaagaaaaaaatattactgtCATAAATATGTGCTCTTCCTTTTATGTAGTacttttatataagtaataatgtgaatagaatttatcaaatcatatgttagaataataattatataatgttatacattataaatataatcaagatatacatgtatttatatattgccGGATCGAATCGGATATCCGCgttccaaaattttaatatttgtgatttgctttgattttaacatattttgatttttagtatTTGCTTTGCTTCGAAAGTTTACGGATATCCAGAATTTTCTGATCGAATCGAATCAAATTTAACGAATAAAATATTCAGCCCTACCGACCAGTGATGTctttaaaccttttttttttgtcaaatgtcTTTAAACCTAACCATACATTATCAAAGAAGTACTTTTGACCGTTGGtaataattcaaataaaaaaatcctTAAAACGGAAATGGACCTCACCTCCTTTATGGTATGGTTGATAAGATCTGATacgattattttattttaaaatgatttggaCGAACCGAACTGATTAGATGGACACGTAGGATAGGACAAAGCATGTGAAGATAAAACCAAAACATATTTGTGAAGATGAGAGTACTTTCACCACACGTCTTCTTACAACTCTTTAGTCTTTACGTGTCTCACTTTTGGAACATAGGCTTCCACTTGTCGTCACCCTCTCCTAATTTCCATTTCACTCGCTTTTCAtgtgaaaacataaatatttttcgCCATTCGTATTCGTCTATCAATCGTTGTCCGTATCGTCAAGACCACAACTCATCGATGAAAAGACCACAACTCATCGAACCAGTGTACTGGTTCTATCTATCATTGTTTTTTTGAGTGAATATAAAATTGTATTCAGTAGAAAATTCAGTTTTACATCAAATACAACGGTAGTTAGGCTATCAAAGATTTTGCAAACGATCCAATGTTCTTATGCCGAATCAGAGGCTTAGAAACCGTGCATATTTCTTGTATCCCAAGCTTACTTTCAAACgtttatttatgatttatcAATACTTTTTAAGTGTCAAAGGTGTCGAATTTGGATCTCCATGCCTAAGGTTTCTTTCCTTCCATATAGAATCAGAATGAATGGCATTTTGAAACACGTACCTCACTAAGTAACAATGCTGGTTTTCCAACCCATCGACCATCGTCCACCCTTTTTTTATCTATTGTTATTCATTAGTATTTGCTGAAACTCCATATTCAAAGAATTCTAATCGCAAGTAATAAACGAATATAATTGAAGAAACAATGGGCTGAAAACTAGAAAACAGAGCAAAATTACTCTTGACAAATAAAATAGAGCATAACGATCATGGGCCTGCATTAGCGAGACAATCCTATTGAGTTTATGTGCACTTTGATACCAGAGCGAAACAATCCTATTGCAGATTATCTTCTCCACTATGCAAGCTATATGTGAGTAATAGGATTACGCTATTTCTACATAGTAAATTATGGTTTGAAAGACACACATACGAATCAAAATTTAGTCTATGTTGAAACCACAACGACGAAACTGTTTGACTCAAGAACTAGAATCAAACACACAAACTCGTTGATACACTCTCTAACGAACTCGACGATGTAAGTCCGAAAGTTGAATTTGTAGAATAATGGAAAAATGCGGAAATGGACACAAGAAATTGTTTACCCAGTGGTTCACCTAGAATGGTTACGTCCACTGAGGTCTGACAAAAGGTAATCCACTATAATCTCAATAATCTCGAGTACAAGAATATAGaacctctctttctctcacAACCAAAGCTCACAAACCAAAATAGGTATTTTATTGACATCAAGAGAAATAGTACACACGAGCTCCTCTTATATAGTGGGAGTCTATTAGGTTAACCTAATCAGATTAAGTCATTCACTCATTTCCATAAACCTATTAGGAAATATTCTAAAATACTTGTAACTTCCATAATTCCATGAAAGTAATATTTCCAGGATTTTTCTGACTTCTATATCTCCATAAAAGTGACATTTCCTTTTCCTGATGTCATTGTCTTGGTTTAAGTTAGTCAATCTTGTTTGATTTCCATCACCAAATCCTGACTCAGTCGATTATGGATTCTCTGACGTAGCCACAGATGAAAAGTTTATGTGCATATATGTCTTGGCCtatatgtttaattttaagaTAAAGTTTGGCCTATTTTAATAATTCTCCCACAGATATTTCGGTCCGCAATAGAGGATTGATCCGGCGATTCTAAAGTGTTTCTCTGTAACACAATTTTGTTTACACAAACACAAAAATTAACCCCCCCTAAACCTACAATATTTGAAATACTAAGGAGTTCATTGTttgtagtttttaaaaatagtttttggtttctgtttttccaaaaattatttttattcaatcaAGACTTATAGATTTTAGTTTTGGTTTCTATAAAAGATACTTTATTAGCCATTCAAGTTTTCAACAAATAAATTCCCTAAAGTTCAGGGATCTAGTTTTccaaaaaattatcattttattaacaaaaaccaaaattcataaatataggtttttattaaaaagaaaattattatttttgcaaATATTGGTGTTTTAGAAattgataattaattaaatattctttatagaaaaggaaaaatgtgtataaaatttaacacaGAAATTATAATTTCTACAATAATATCATCCGAAACTGTTTCAAATTTTAGTATTGGCtcgaattatataaattttctatGACAAGGAAAGAACAACTTATTCGAAGTTAAACATGCTAatggattttttaaaaaatttcatagaTAGAGAGAATGAAAGAGAAATGTTAagaatatatagtttaatagcactaaataaaaaaaagtaccaCTTCTAAtttagtgtttttattttttaacaaataccattctgaaaaaaatattagtgttatttttgtgataaaaatcaaaaatggtATTTATTAGATATGCTCACGTATTACTTGGTTTGtgtatttttcacttaaaaagttattgattttttattaaagtagTACACAATGTAGGATACAAAGCTAACGAGTCATGATGACTCTTAGAAGCTAAGCCGGCATGAAACAACCTTCCTCCGAAAACTAAACTAGAAGGAAACAACCTTCCTACCAATAAATGCACATCAACCAGTCAAACTTTATTTATGAAGCAAACACACCTCATCATATTTCTTTGAATATCTCACTTCAACGAGCCAAGAGGAACAAACGCAAACAAGCAAACCCAAGGAGATGAAAGACACCTTTTAATTTTCAACCTCCCACGACATGATGCAGAGAGCCGAAGCCCAGCCCGAGAACCTTTGCATGAAATAGAAGATAAACCACAAACCAGGCTCTATCCTGTGGCAGACTAAAACAAGGAAAAGCACACCACCCACCCTCGGCAAAACCACCACAAGAGGAAACAACAAACATACAATCAGATCTAGAAGAGGAACCATTGGCGCAAGCAACATGGCTTTGAACTGGGATCGAAAACAAGAGTACCAAAGAGAACCGATCGAATCTCGAGAATAAGAAACCACGTCGGAGAAGAAGGATCCACGACAGACAGGCCACCGAttgaccccccccccccccccccccccctctccTCGATGAATCTTGAACACCAAAAGACAGATCTGAAGATCTAGATCTAGAAAGCTATCTAAGAGTcttataaccaaaacaaaagaGCATGCAAATAGAGAAATTAGAGAAATGAGAAACAAATCAAGAATGGCGGTGGTGATTGAAGCCCTCTCCGCCGGCCGAAAACGATTAACACGAAGACGATGGACCTAGGGAGAAGGAAgagcaaaagaaaaatatgagagagatagagagagagagagagagagagagagagagagagagagagagagagagagagagagagagagagagagagagagacccaACAATGTACTagacttttatattatttaacatGAATACAAATCTTAATTTATATAGTGCTCTTTCTTTTGACAACaaaaaatcatttcactacTCAAACAAGAGGTGGTCTGTAAATCTAAAGCAGAATAGaacaactataaaataaaatttcttataGAAAGATCTTGCACTTCTATCTAAAGAGTTATCAATTTCATTTTAGCGACGAGGTGTATAGAAAATCTTCAATGATCGAAATATCTTTTGTACTTCTGTTATTTTCTTTGCTCCATTGAAAAGTTTGACCATGCTTATGGTTCCCTAATTATGGCATAGATAGTGTCGCAGCATATTGTTCATTGCCCAATCAAATATGTCTATCTTAGAATGCAAAGATGACTTCCTTCTTCTTATGTTTCTTATACTCATGAGTCGATTTTTTCAGATGGATTTTCCAAACCTATCCACATATATGTAAGTCCAAGAGTCATCCTATCATGTAAGCATACAGCTTGTCAATTAATGTCTTTATATAGTTACAGTGAAAATCAATAAAAGGTTATTTTTTTCCAGATGGATTTTCCAAACCTATCCACATATATAGTTACAGTGAAAATCAATAAAAGGTTATAAGACAACATTATAAGCGACGTGATTGAGAAATCGGAGCGTAGAGAGagtacttgtttttttttaacgacTGCAACTTCGATTAATGAATCCCAAAGGGAGAATGTAAACAAAGGGGAACAGAGAAAACAACGATACACACTCAACCTTAAAGAAAAGATCTATGAGTGAATAAAAGAAGCATCTCTGAGAATCTGTTGATGAAGCCACGCAGGCCCACCCAATGCTAAGTATGATTGAAAGCGTCCATCACGTAACACACTCTTGGCAATCTCTCGAGCATCCCCATTTGATACTACCGTTTCTGTTTCAAAGGCAATGGAAGAAAAAGACATACACAATATTCTTAGTCGAGACAAGATAGCTCGGAACCTTGGCCAGTTCAATTGACATGTAACCGCATCAGTGAGATCATGAAGATCAGACCCAAGAACTATCTCCTGGTAACCAAGATCTTTCATACTCTGTAACGCCCATTCCAAGCAACGCAACTCCGCTGTTAATCTATTTGGCGAAAACGTGAAAGCATCTCTTGCATGGTGAAGTACATTACCACTGTGATCTCTTATAATAAAAGCTCCCCCGCTATGTAACTTTGCATTCCTCCAATTCGAATGAATGTTACACTTCACCGATCCTGGTATAGGAGGTTCCCACTGTTTGCATTCCAGCAACACTCCATTCATTTGCTCGCCGTTCCTGTTGTCGAAGTTGAACTCATGCCAAATTCTTGCTTCTTCAGACGCCTGCATTACTTGAGTAGAAAGCGAGGTCTGCGAGTCTGCATAGAGAATCTGATTCCTATTTTTCCAAATGGTCCACAGAAACCAGGGAATAGCTCTCCTTTGTATCAACGGAATTGACTCCACCTCCATTAACTTTAAGAAGTTCGATAAACAGTCAATCAGACTACCATCTAGGTTCACCATCCCTTGTTGAAATCCAGCAATAGACCAAATATCCGTAGCGGTAACACACCCAAATAACACATGTTTGATCGATTCTGTACTATTTCTGCAGAGCTTACACAGCGTATCCAAATTCATTCCTCTTGTGTTCAATCGTTCCGTCACTGCGAGAGCACCAGAAGCTGCCCGCCACAAAAAACTTCTGATCTTTGGAAGCGTAGGAATATTCCAAATGTATCTCTTTAACTCCAATGAACCTTGAGAATTTAAGCTAGCTTGTACAGCCctattctctttttctttcacAGCCACCTTGTACCCGCTCTTCACCGTATATGAACCATGAGAAGAGTAAGCCCAAATATCTCTGTCTGCCACCTCTCCAATATCCATATGCAAGATTCGCTCCACCTCATTGATGGGGAAGAGAGTTTGAAGCTTGTCTTTGTCCCATTGCTTCTCGTTTAGTTTGAGCGTGGAGACCTTCAAATTGACATCAAAGCAGACTTCCTTGTTAATAGGTCTGCGAGGAATATCATCCATTATCCACTTCTGGCTCCAGACAAGCGTTGTTTGTCCATCTCCAATGGATCTAATCAACCCTTTACTCAGTAACTCTCTGCCAAAGAGTATGCTTCTCCAAGCATATGAGGGCCTATACCCTTTTCCACACTCCATGAAGCCCTTATTAGCATAGTACCTCCCCTTATATATTCTTGCTAGTAAACTGCTTGGATCATTCAACAGTCTCCACGCTTGTTTGGCTAGAAGGGCTTGGTTGAAATCTTCAATATCTCTAAATCCCATTCCACCATTCTCTTTAGAAATGCAGAGTTTCTCCCAAGAAATCCAATGAATCTTCCTCTTCTCATCACATTCATCCCACCAAAAACTCGCCATAGCACTCATTATTTTCTGACAGTGGTGCTTTGTTAATCGAAAACATGACATAGCGTAAACAGGCAGGGCCAGAGCAATTGACTTGAGTAGTACCTCCTTTCCACCAAGGGAAAGCTTTTTGGCAAACCATCCTCTGAGTCGCTTACTCATCTTCTCACCTATATACGCAAGTAACTTTTTCTTGGAGCCACTGAAGCATTCCGGTAAACCAAGGTACTTCCCATCTCCACCTTCATTTTCTATATCCAAGAACTCAGCCAGTAATCTCTTCAACACCGGATCAATTCCAACTCCAAATGTAATTGCAGATTTCTGAAAGTTAATAACCTGCCCTGAAGATTCACCATAAAGTTTCAGCCTCCGTAGAAATTCTGCACATTCCGGAAGAGACGCCCGACACAAGAAGAAACTGTCGTCTGCAAACAACAGGTGCTGAACCGTAGGGCAATTTGGAGCAAGCTTCATACCTGAGATCAACCCCTGCTGCTCAGCCTGATTCATAGTATGCACCAAGGCTTCAGCACATAAGATGAATATGAAAGGTGAGAGAGGATCCCCCTGTCTGATCTCACGTTTCGGAATGATATGTCCATAAGATTGTCCATTAAGTAGAACCGAGAAGGATACCGAACGCACACAACACATAATCCACGCGATCCATTGGTGATGAAATCCTAATCTGTGAAATAACGCTTCTAGAAAATCCCACTCCACACGATCATATGCTTTTGACATGTTCGTTTTAATCGCAATGAAGTCCGACTTACATGCAGTGTTCGTTCTCAGGCCATGTACCATCTCATGCGCTATTAGTACATTATCTGAGATCAATCTGCCTGCTACAAAGGCCCCTTGTGTAGGAGAGACGATGAGCGGTAGTACTAACTTCAAGCGATCACATAAGATTTTTGAGACAATCTTATAAACCACAGAACACAAACTTATGGGTCGTAGGTTTTTCATCTCATTGGGGTTCTGCACTTTCGGAAGAAGACATATCTCAGTGAAGTTCCAATCCGCGGGAAGCTGGCCTAATTCAAAAAACTTCCGAACCTCTATAGTAACTTGGGGACCAACAATGCcccaatatttttgaaaaaattggcTTGTCAACCCGCCAACTCCAGGGGTACTATCACTCTTGATCGCCTTAACAGCTTTCTTGATCTCAGCATCCGAAATAGGCTTAGTCAACCCACTATTCATTCTTTCCGTAACTCTTGGCTGCATTCCTTCCAGCAGTTCAGAGGGAGCCGCAGATCCAGAGGAGTGAAACAGATCTTCAAAATACTTAACGGCAATCTCTCCCATCTTATCCTCAGAAAAGTGTTCCATACCCGCAGAGTCTATCAAAGAATGGATTTTATTCTTCATCTTCCTTGACTCCACCCAACCATGGAAAATTCTGGTATTCTTATCTCCCCCTTGGAGCCatgtatttttacttttttcctTCCAATAAGCTTCTTCCTCTGAAAAAGCTTTTTCAAGCTCCAGCCGCAAGACAGGAAGCCTTGCTAGATCAGGTAAAACTTTGCTCTCTTCCAACTCTAACTCTTGCCGCAAGCGCTTTATATTAACACCTGAGTTCACATTTGCACATCGTTTCCATTTCGAAATCTCCTGACGAACTGATTGAATACGCTCTGAAACTGTACCTTGCCCAGGAGAAAAAGAACTACACCAACCTCTTCTTACCACTTCTGCTAACTCAGGTTTCTTACACCACCGTTTGTCAAACATAAAGCGCCCCGTTCGACGTTGTCCAGATTCAGCTATGTTCGTAAAAATAGGTCAATGATCAGAGCCAGTCTTCTCCAAATAGACCGAGTGGGATTTTGGGAAAATCCTAAACCATTCTGAATTGCCAAAAGCTCTGTCTAAACGGCACTGAATCCAAACCTTTTCCTTCAGTCCATTAGTGGTGATCTCTCGCACACCACCCCACGATAACCTGTTACCCGAACTCGGAATTTCTTTCAACAAACAGTCCCGTGCCATAGCTCTAAACTCAAAGAAAGAACTCTCCTGCCTCCTCGGTCCACCAACCTTCTCAGAATTGTTCATCAGCTCATTAAAATCCCCTGCTAAAAACCAACCTCCAGACCTGTTCAAACTGATATCTCTAAGCATATTCCAAACTTCTACTCTTCGGGTTTGAACAGGATCACCATACACGAAAGACATATAGAAAATCACCGCCCCCAGCTTCACTTCTGTATCAATGATTCTTGCTGATGCTGATAAAACCTTTACTTCATACTTGCTTTTCCAAAACAGCGCCAACCCTCCACTTAGTCCCACAGGATCCACCAAATAAGCATGGTCATAACCCAAGGTACTACGGAGCTTCAGAACGTGACTACTAGAGTTTTTAGTCTCTAGGAGAAACAAGAAATCCGGGAGATGCTCACGACACATCTCCTCTAGGCGTCGAACTGTCAGGTTGTTCCTCAAACCCCGACAGTTCCAAATGAGCGTCGTCATGTTGAGACGTGGATGGTTTCTGGGAAACCACCAACCCTTTCACTTGTTTTGCCCCTCTAGAAGACACCTCATCCTCCTCCGACGCCTTGCGTTTCATAGTAGCCTCACTTCGTTCGCTTTGCCTTATCTCAGATGCAGAATCCCCATACTTCCTCTTATTTTGGTTTCTTCGGACCCATGATGATCTACTGTTTTGCGAGGCCTTACTCTTAGTAATTCTCTCTGTAGAGATATTAACGCCACTTCTCATAACAAAACCTCCAAAATTTGTATCCACAGGTCGtgatccatcctcttgatcagcCTTATACCCATCATCTCTTCTGAGCCTTTGATGATCCCGCTTTGATACCAGATGTCCTTCATTATCTTCTTCCCCTAACAGACTTGAGCACACCTTCTCACTTACTCCACTAGCTCTTTCTTTTCCAGTCACCTCTCGCTGTCTAGTCATTCCTTGTGAAGACGATTCAAGCATATCGGGAACCCTCTCAGATTGCACCCTACTAAAGTCAAAGACGCGGCCTCTAACATTGTTTACATCCTTAGCCAATACCGGTGCCGCCTCAAGTCTCAAACATGACCTTTGTCCGATAGGATCATTGGATAACTCATTAAGCGTCTTTCTCATTCTTACTTCTCTtattcttctctcttctggatCAGCACAATACATATAAATCTTCATCTGCTCAAAAACTTCTGGCGCCACCAATGAAGCAGACGGCTCAAACCCCGGTGGTACTGATGGAGCAAGCAAAGGCATAAGAGTATCAGCGAGGTTAACGTGATGTTGTCGCATTTCTGAGACTTGCTGCACTGACGCATTATTACGCACCACCACCCATTTTCCTTTGTTCCGTGCTATTTGAAGCAAAGGGCATTTTTGCTTTTCATGCGACAACCGTAGGCAGTGATAGCACTTCTTCCTGACTCTCTCATACTCCACATCAACATACTCAACTCTGCCCTTTGGTAATGTCACTGATTTCTTATCTCTTATAGGTTGATTGAGATCAAGTACT comes from Brassica rapa cultivar Chiifu-401-42 chromosome A02, CAAS_Brap_v3.01, whole genome shotgun sequence and encodes:
- the LOC103852254 gene encoding uncharacterized protein LOC103852254; amino-acid sequence: MFDKRWCKKPELAEVVRRGWCSSFSPGQGTVSERIQSVRQEISKWKRCANVNSGVNIKRLRQELELEESKVLPDLARLPVLRLELEKAFSEEEAYWKEKSKNTWLQGGDKNTRIFHGWVESRKMKNKIHSLIDSAGMEHFSEDKMGEIAVKYFEDLFHSSGSAAPSELLEGMQPRVTERMNSGLTKPISDAEIKKAVKAIKSDSTPGVGGLTSQFFQKYWGIVGPQVTIEVRKFFELGQLPADWNFTEICLLPKVQNPNEMKNLRPISLCSVVYKIVSKILCDRLKLVLPLIVSPTQGAFVAGRLISDNVLIAHEMVHGLRTNTACKSDFIAIKTNMSKAYDRVEWDFLEALFHRLGFHHQWIAWIMCCVRSVSFSVLLNGQSYGHIIPKREIRQGDPLSPFIFILCAEALVHTMNQAEQQGLISGMKLAPNCPTVQHLLFADDSFFLCRASLPECAEFLRRLKLYGESSGQVINFQKSAITFGVGIDPVLKRLLAEFLDIENEGGDGKYLGLPECFSGSKKKLLAYIGEKMSKRLRGWFAKKLSLGGKEVLLKSIALALPVYAMSCFRLTKHHCQKIMSAMASFWWDECDEKRKIHWISWEKLCISKENGGMGFRDIEDFNQALLAKQAWRLLNDPSSLLARIYKGRYYANKGFMECGKGYRPSYAWRSILFGRELLSKGLIRSIGDGQTTLVWSQKWIMDDIPRRPINKEVCFDVNLKVSTLKLNEKQWDKDKLQTLFPINEVERILHMDIGEVADRDIWAYSSHGSYTVKSGYKVAVKEKENRAVQASLNSQGSLELKRYIWNIPTLPKIRSFLWRAASGALAVTERLNTRGMNLDTLCKLCRNSTESIKHVLFGCVTATDIWSIAGFQQGMVNLDGSLIDCLSNFLKLMEVESIPLIQRRAIPWFLWTIWKNRNQILYADSQTSLSTQVMQASEEARIWHEFNFDNRNGEQMNGVLLECKQWEPPIPGSVKCNIHSNWRNAKLHSGGAFIIRDHSGNVLHHARDAFTFSPNRLTAELRCLEWALQSMKDLGYQEIVLGSDLHDLTDAVTCQLNWPRFRAILSRLRILCMSFSSIAFETETVVSNGDAREIAKSVLRDGRFQSYLALGGPAWLHQQILRDASFIHS